A DNA window from Microcystis aeruginosa NIES-843 contains the following coding sequences:
- the ald gene encoding alanine dehydrogenase, whose translation MEIGVPKEIKDQEFRVGLSPSSVRVLNDRGHRVFVETAAGLGAGFSDEDYQKSGAKIVEKAAQVWDKPLIVKVKEPLKAEYGFLNKEALLFTYLHLAAERYLTEALIESGTTAIAYETVELADGRLPLLTPMSVIAGRLSVQFGARYLEKQQGGRGVLLGGFPGVSPGQVVILGGGVVGTEAARIAIGMGAKVTILDINVERLAYLETLFGSRVELLYSSPAQLENVVPKADLLIGAVLVLGKRAPTLVSRSLVAKMNPGSVIVDVAVDQGGCVETLRATSHSQPTYLESGVVHYGVPNMPGAVPWTATQALNNSTLAYVIKLADHGVKALDQDVSLAKGLNVANHRLIHPAVREVFPDLI comes from the coding sequence ATGGAAATAGGTGTCCCCAAAGAGATTAAAGATCAGGAGTTTCGCGTCGGTTTGAGTCCTAGTAGTGTGCGTGTACTCAATGATCGCGGTCACAGGGTGTTTGTGGAAACGGCCGCCGGATTGGGTGCTGGATTCAGCGATGAAGATTACCAAAAATCCGGGGCCAAAATTGTGGAAAAAGCGGCCCAAGTTTGGGATAAACCGCTAATTGTCAAGGTAAAAGAGCCGCTGAAGGCAGAATACGGCTTTTTAAATAAGGAAGCTCTCCTATTCACCTATTTACACCTAGCGGCCGAGCGCTATTTAACGGAAGCATTAATCGAGTCGGGAACAACTGCGATCGCTTATGAAACGGTCGAGCTTGCCGATGGTCGTTTGCCTCTCTTGACTCCCATGAGTGTTATTGCCGGTCGTCTTTCGGTACAATTTGGGGCCCGCTATCTGGAAAAACAACAGGGAGGTAGGGGAGTTTTACTGGGGGGTTTCCCCGGGGTGAGTCCTGGACAAGTGGTTATCCTTGGCGGTGGTGTGGTGGGTACGGAAGCGGCCAGAATTGCCATCGGTATGGGAGCAAAAGTAACTATTTTAGATATTAACGTCGAGCGCTTGGCCTATTTAGAGACTTTATTCGGTTCCAGGGTAGAATTGCTTTATAGTAGCCCGGCACAATTAGAAAATGTGGTTCCTAAGGCCGATTTATTGATTGGGGCAGTGCTAGTCTTAGGAAAACGAGCGCCAACTCTAGTTTCTCGCTCTTTAGTCGCCAAAATGAACCCTGGTTCCGTAATTGTCGATGTGGCAGTGGACCAAGGGGGCTGCGTGGAAACTCTGCGGGCCACTTCCCACAGTCAACCGACTTACTTGGAGTCGGGAGTAGTACATTATGGAGTGCCTAATATGCCTGGAGCAGTACCCTGGACGGCAACCCAAGCTTTAAATAATAGTACCCTAGCCTACGTTATTAAATTAGCCGACCATGGGGTAAAAGCCTTGGATCAAGATGTTTCCCTCGCTAAGGGGTTAAATGTCGCCAATCATCGGTTAATTCATCCAGCAGTGCGCGAAGTTTTTCCCGATTTGATTTGA
- a CDS encoding BsaWI family type II restriction enzyme, with protein sequence MIDIYSFNAQENELIETIKTAYYMQPVISKIDAILAIQDVEIYQNAFNYLYEFIQGSKDEVEKIIKQRKLQGLIKDEKQTAKAVVGNIFPYAVIYIFLKNKEIKNIDQHIYITNKKSAVRGFENISTIKLGDGEQQKLDCDLIIYSYHTSAKISDGNNQEIPYPKCIILSLKTSLRERASQTYKWKLLLEIANDHGSKIKEKYGINYNVPEIPLICFVTVNFYNEINNPQQRGMLKFFDKAFLAKKLDNEKETDLNRQKSQDFISPLSELVDFVRDFFKP encoded by the coding sequence ATGATTGATATCTATAGCTTTAATGCTCAGGAAAATGAATTAATCGAGACAATTAAGACTGCTTATTATATGCAACCGGTGATCTCGAAAATAGACGCTATTTTAGCAATTCAAGATGTGGAGATATATCAAAATGCTTTCAATTATCTCTATGAATTTATTCAAGGCTCAAAAGATGAAGTAGAAAAAATTATTAAACAAAGAAAGCTTCAGGGATTGATTAAAGATGAAAAACAAACTGCCAAAGCTGTGGTAGGAAACATATTTCCCTATGCGGTTATCTATATTTTTCTCAAAAATAAGGAGATCAAGAATATTGATCAACATATTTATATAACTAATAAAAAATCTGCTGTTCGAGGATTTGAAAATATATCCACTATTAAATTGGGTGATGGAGAACAACAAAAACTAGATTGTGATTTGATCATTTATTCTTACCATACTTCTGCAAAGATAAGTGATGGTAATAATCAAGAAATACCCTATCCTAAATGTATAATTTTATCCTTAAAAACTTCTTTGCGAGAAAGAGCATCGCAAACCTATAAATGGAAACTTTTGTTAGAAATAGCTAATGATCATGGCTCTAAAATTAAGGAAAAATACGGCATTAACTATAATGTTCCAGAAATTCCTCTTATCTGTTTTGTTACAGTTAATTTTTACAACGAAATTAACAATCCTCAACAACGAGGAATGTTAAAATTTTTTGATAAAGCATTTTTGGCCAAAAAATTAGATAATGAAAAAGAGACGGATTTAAACAGACAAAAATCCCAAGATTTTATTAGTCCATTATCAGAATTAGTAGATTTTGTTAGAGACTTTTTTAAGCCATAA
- the dcm gene encoding DNA (cytosine-5-)-methyltransferase has protein sequence MVKFIDLFAGIGGFRIAFENLGCQCVFSSEWNKFSRKTYEANFNDSPEGDITLIPALTIPDHDILTAGFPCQPFSIAGVTKHNALGTRHGFDHPTQGTLFFEVVRIIREKRPKAFILENVKNLQSHDKGKTFEVIKNTLSEDLNYHICYQVIDARSLVPQNRKRIFIVGFEKPSRFMFPEIPDIHPKIKDILEGEVDSKYTLTDHLWDYLQKYADKHKEKGNGFGYGLVNLEGIARTLSARYYKDGSEILIPQQGKNPRRLTPRECARLMGFPEKFIIPVSDNQAYKQFGNAVVPPVVEAIGREILLSLNNPILDQKNLLDSSRKNPIIKQLELALVF, from the coding sequence ATGGTCAAATTTATCGATTTATTTGCCGGTATTGGAGGCTTTAGAATAGCTTTTGAAAATCTGGGTTGTCAGTGTGTTTTTTCATCGGAGTGGAATAAATTTTCTCGAAAAACCTACGAAGCTAATTTTAACGATAGTCCCGAAGGGGATATTACTTTAATTCCCGCTTTAACAATACCAGATCATGATATATTGACGGCTGGGTTTCCCTGTCAGCCTTTTAGCATAGCTGGAGTAACTAAACACAATGCGTTAGGTACTCGCCATGGATTTGATCATCCCACTCAAGGAACACTTTTTTTCGAGGTTGTCAGAATTATTCGAGAAAAAAGACCGAAAGCATTCATTTTAGAAAATGTCAAAAATTTACAGAGTCATGACAAGGGTAAAACATTTGAAGTGATTAAAAATACCCTATCAGAGGATTTAAATTATCATATTTGTTATCAGGTCATAGATGCTCGTTCTCTTGTTCCCCAGAACAGAAAAAGAATTTTTATTGTTGGCTTTGAGAAACCTAGCCGATTTATGTTTCCAGAAATACCAGATATTCATCCTAAAATTAAAGATATTCTTGAAGGGGAAGTTGATAGTAAATATACTTTAACAGATCATCTCTGGGATTACTTACAGAAGTATGCTGATAAACATAAAGAAAAAGGGAATGGTTTTGGTTATGGATTAGTTAATTTAGAGGGGATTGCCAGAACTTTGAGTGCTAGATATTATAAAGATGGTTCCGAAATTTTGATCCCTCAACAGGGAAAAAATCCCCGTCGTCTAACACCAAGAGAATGTGCAAGATTGATGGGATTTCCTGAAAAATTCATTATTCCTGTATCTGATAATCAAGCTTATAAACAGTTTGGTAATGCGGTTGTACCTCCTGTAGTAGAGGCAATAGGAAGGGAGATATTGCTAAGTCTTAATAATCCTATTTTAGATCAGAAAAATTTGCTTGATTCATCTCGCAAAAATCCAATTATCAAACAATTAGAACTTGCCCTAGTTTTTTAG
- a CDS encoding cation:proton antiporter, translating into MDPSFTLTLQIVITVVAGITAQVIAEYLKVPSIVFLLIFGIALGSDGWEILHPQSLGIGLEVLVALSVAIILFEGGLSLSGRELGRVSGSLRNLVTLGTSITLIGGGMAAHWLGEFPWPIAFLYASLVVVTGPTVIGPLLKQVAVDRRVATLLEGEGVLIDPVGAILAVVVLNTIIDSHARPMEIITGLTLRLGIGAAIGIAGGGLLSFIIKTCNFLTFELKNLVVLAGVWGLFGLSQFSRSESGLMAVVMAGIVLKAAAVPDERLLRRFKGQLTTLCVSVLFILLAADLSIASVIALGWGSVLTVLVLMLVVRPLSVALCTLKSDLNWRHKLFIAWVAPRGIVSASVASLFAILLTRAGINGGEAIKALVFLTILMTVFIQGLTARWVAKGLKITSSAATGAVIVGCNPLGRLIGCLFQEQGENVVLIDTDARACEQAEEDGLTVLQSSALDTKILQEAGIESMGTFLVLTNNSEVNLVLAQRAGEEFHPPRLLAAFAGTPNPDKNKVNQVFLPSFSVKEWNQYLDDNQIKLGKTIFKGNDLSEQQTRLTKLIENGELLPLLLRRDNSLQVVTEREEWRTGDELIYILRDLRPQLLKRLSGTVRTRLSLEILPEVEIVTSR; encoded by the coding sequence ATGGATCCATCTTTCACCCTTACCCTGCAAATTGTCATCACTGTGGTGGCGGGGATTACAGCCCAAGTCATTGCCGAATACCTGAAAGTTCCCAGTATTGTCTTCCTGCTCATTTTTGGGATTGCTTTAGGGTCCGATGGTTGGGAAATTTTACACCCCCAAAGTCTGGGAATTGGTTTAGAAGTCCTTGTTGCTCTCTCTGTGGCGATTATCCTATTTGAAGGCGGTTTAAGCTTAAGCGGACGGGAATTAGGGCGAGTTTCTGGCAGTTTACGCAATCTTGTCACCCTCGGTACTTCCATCACTCTCATCGGTGGCGGTATGGCAGCCCACTGGTTGGGGGAATTTCCCTGGCCGATCGCTTTTCTTTACGCTTCTTTAGTGGTGGTAACTGGTCCGACGGTGATCGGGCCTTTGCTGAAGCAAGTAGCCGTAGATCGACGGGTGGCGACGCTTTTGGAAGGGGAAGGGGTATTAATCGACCCTGTGGGCGCAATTTTAGCCGTAGTGGTGCTAAATACGATTATTGATAGTCATGCCCGCCCCATGGAAATTATCACTGGTTTAACCCTACGTTTAGGCATCGGGGCGGCGATCGGCATTGCTGGAGGCGGATTGTTAAGTTTTATTATAAAAACTTGCAATTTTCTGACTTTTGAGTTAAAGAATCTCGTGGTTTTAGCGGGAGTCTGGGGGTTATTTGGTTTATCACAATTTAGTCGCAGTGAATCGGGGTTAATGGCGGTGGTAATGGCGGGAATTGTCCTAAAAGCGGCGGCAGTTCCCGATGAGCGGTTATTAAGGCGTTTTAAGGGTCAATTAACCACTCTTTGCGTGTCGGTACTGTTTATTTTACTAGCGGCGGATCTTTCGATCGCCAGTGTCATCGCTTTGGGTTGGGGCAGCGTCCTGACCGTGTTAGTCTTGATGCTGGTGGTACGTCCCCTGAGTGTGGCTCTGTGTACCCTAAAAAGTGACCTAAATTGGCGACATAAGTTATTTATCGCTTGGGTTGCCCCTAGAGGAATCGTCTCTGCCTCCGTAGCTTCTTTATTTGCCATTTTACTCACCCGTGCCGGTATTAATGGCGGTGAAGCGATCAAAGCTTTAGTCTTTTTAACAATTTTAATGACCGTTTTTATTCAGGGATTAACGGCGCGTTGGGTGGCAAAAGGGCTAAAAATCACTTCTTCTGCGGCAACAGGGGCAGTAATCGTCGGTTGTAATCCCCTAGGTCGCTTAATCGGTTGTTTATTCCAAGAACAAGGGGAAAACGTGGTTTTAATCGATACGGATGCCAGGGCCTGTGAACAAGCAGAAGAAGACGGTTTGACGGTGCTGCAGAGTAGCGCACTTGATACAAAAATACTGCAAGAAGCCGGCATCGAATCCATGGGGACTTTTCTGGTTTTGACTAATAATAGCGAGGTTAATCTGGTTTTAGCCCAAAGAGCCGGCGAGGAGTTTCATCCTCCCCGGTTGTTGGCTGCCTTTGCGGGAACCCCCAACCCGGATAAAAATAAGGTTAATCAGGTTTTTCTCCCTAGTTTTTCGGTCAAGGAATGGAATCAGTATTTAGACGATAATCAGATTAAATTGGGTAAAACTATCTTTAAAGGCAATGATTTGAGCGAACAACAGACCAGATTAACTAAATTAATTGAAAATGGCGAACTGCTGCCCCTACTATTGCGTCGCGATAATTCCCTACAGGTAGTAACAGAAAGGGAAGAATGGCGCACCGGAGACGAATTAATCTATATTCTGCGCGATTTACGCCCACAACTGCTTAAACGTCTTTCCGGCACTGTCAGAACTCGTTTATCTTTAGAAATCTTACCCGAAGTGGAAATTGTCACCAGTAGATAA
- the pta gene encoding phosphate acetyltransferase: MTNSLYISTTATGSGKALVALGIIDLILRKTNKVAFFQPIVLDCSQGHRDEDIDLILNYFKLEQTYEEAFGLCYDEVKDLLVQQKFDEIIERIIKKFKNLEKKYDFILCEGSDYLQENSAFEFELNTEIAKNLGHPILILGNAHNRSIEDALSPILISCDTYQDKGCTVIGIIINQAEEEKIGELRKTLTKIFPPQEYALGVIPHNAKLSSPRVAEIAQQLQAKVLYGQQRLDSLASNFLVVAMQMQNALERIKEDSLIITPWDRGDVIIGMLQAHQSANYPQLAGIVLTAGHNLNPSIARLIEGLPDPLPILSVTTDTYTTAERIHDVRTTLTSTDYDKINLSLQLFHSNINLDRLEAQIHTLRTQGITPKMFTYNLVQQAKAQKRHIVLAEGTEPRILQAATVLIEQDIVDLTLLGQPDEIAMVIKKHGITLDLDRLQIIDPVASPHFESYVQTLYEARKAKGMNLDMARDYAQDVSYFGTLMVYQGDADGMVSGAVHTTQHTIRPALQIIKTKPDCAIVSSVFFMCLEDRVLVYGDCAVNPDPSAEELAEIALSSAETAQKFGIEPRIALLSYSSGQSGQGEDVEKVRQATKIAREKRPDLKLEGPIQYDAAVDREVAAQKMPGSEVAGQATVFIFPDLNTGNNTYKAVQRETKALAIGPILQGLKKPVNDLSRGCTVPDIINTVVITAIQSQSF, translated from the coding sequence ATGACTAACTCTTTATATATCAGCACGACGGCAACGGGAAGCGGTAAAGCGTTAGTAGCTTTAGGAATTATTGACTTAATTCTCCGCAAAACTAATAAAGTTGCTTTTTTCCAGCCAATTGTTCTCGACTGTTCCCAAGGTCATCGGGACGAAGACATTGACTTAATCCTCAATTATTTTAAATTAGAACAAACCTACGAAGAGGCCTTTGGTTTATGTTATGACGAAGTTAAGGATTTATTGGTACAACAAAAATTTGATGAAATCATCGAAAGAATTATCAAAAAGTTTAAAAACTTAGAAAAAAAATATGATTTTATCCTCTGTGAAGGTTCCGATTACCTGCAAGAAAATTCCGCCTTTGAATTTGAACTAAATACAGAAATTGCCAAAAATCTCGGCCATCCCATCTTAATATTAGGTAATGCCCACAATCGCAGTATCGAAGATGCCCTTAGTCCGATCCTGATTTCCTGCGACACCTACCAAGATAAAGGTTGTACGGTGATTGGGATTATTATCAATCAAGCTGAAGAGGAAAAAATAGGGGAATTACGGAAAACCCTGACTAAAATTTTTCCCCCCCAAGAATATGCCCTAGGAGTGATTCCCCACAATGCCAAACTGAGCAGCCCGCGAGTGGCAGAAATCGCCCAACAATTACAGGCAAAAGTTCTCTACGGACAGCAGAGATTAGACAGTTTAGCTAGTAACTTTCTGGTGGTGGCCATGCAGATGCAAAATGCCCTAGAGCGGATAAAAGAAGATAGTTTAATTATCACTCCTTGGGATCGCGGCGATGTGATTATCGGGATGTTACAGGCCCACCAATCAGCCAATTATCCCCAATTAGCCGGTATAGTCTTAACAGCAGGTCATAACCTCAATCCTTCGATCGCCCGTTTAATTGAAGGTTTGCCCGATCCCTTACCGATTCTCTCCGTCACCACCGATACCTACACCACGGCCGAACGCATCCACGATGTGCGGACCACCCTAACCTCGACGGACTACGATAAAATTAACCTCAGTCTGCAGCTTTTTCACAGTAACATCAATCTCGATCGCCTAGAAGCGCAAATTCACACTTTGCGGACCCAGGGGATTACCCCGAAGATGTTCACCTATAATCTCGTACAACAGGCCAAAGCGCAAAAACGTCACATCGTTTTGGCCGAAGGGACCGAACCGCGCATCCTCCAGGCGGCCACAGTTTTAATCGAACAGGATATCGTCGATTTAACCCTTTTGGGACAACCGGACGAGATCGCAATGGTGATTAAAAAACATGGTATCACTCTCGATCTCGATCGCCTGCAAATTATTGACCCCGTGGCTAGTCCCCATTTTGAAAGCTATGTGCAGACCCTCTACGAAGCGAGAAAAGCCAAGGGAATGAATCTCGACATGGCCCGGGATTATGCACAGGATGTCTCCTATTTTGGCACTTTAATGGTGTATCAAGGCGATGCTGATGGTATGGTATCGGGGGCAGTGCATACCACTCAACACACGATTCGGCCTGCACTCCAGATTATCAAAACTAAGCCCGATTGTGCGATCGTCTCCTCGGTCTTTTTTATGTGTCTAGAGGATCGGGTCTTGGTCTATGGGGATTGTGCGGTCAATCCCGACCCCAGTGCCGAGGAATTAGCCGAAATCGCCCTATCTTCTGCCGAAACCGCCCAAAAATTCGGAATAGAGCCGCGAATCGCCCTGCTTTCCTATTCTTCGGGTCAATCGGGCCAGGGAGAAGACGTGGAAAAAGTACGACAAGCGACCAAAATCGCTAGGGAAAAACGCCCCGATTTGAAGCTAGAAGGGCCGATTCAGTACGATGCGGCCGTGGATAGGGAAGTAGCCGCCCAAAAAATGCCGGGGTCAGAGGTAGCGGGCCAAGCAACGGTGTTTATTTTTCCTGACCTGAATACAGGGAATAATACTTATAAAGCCGTGCAGCGGGAAACAAAAGCTTTAGCGATTGGTCCAATCCTACAGGGATTAAAAAAACCCGTCAATGATCTCAGTCGCGGTTGTACCGTTCCCGATATTATCAATACGGTGGTAATCACGGCAATTCAATCCCAATCTTTTTGA
- a CDS encoding DUF3181 family protein yields the protein MANTTQDIENLAAQIGDNIYIDVAKWHLYLREAHLHSVVAEKVFPLLENDSLSENAVMSILREIKVTLGGGHLQVSLADLLPSKCQIDLIDLLEEYQKSR from the coding sequence ATGGCTAATACAACTCAGGACATCGAAAATCTGGCGGCCCAAATCGGCGACAATATCTACATTGACGTGGCTAAATGGCATCTCTATCTCCGGGAAGCACATTTACACAGCGTCGTTGCCGAAAAAGTCTTCCCTTTGCTCGAAAACGACAGCTTAAGCGAGAATGCAGTCATGTCTATCCTGCGGGAGATAAAAGTCACCCTCGGAGGTGGTCATCTGCAAGTTTCCCTAGCGGATTTATTACCCAGCAAATGTCAGATAGATTTAATCGATTTGCTAGAAGAATACCAAAAAAGTCGCTAA
- a CDS encoding XisI protein has translation MDTRLKYQGIIKTVLQNHANYRATLPDGYTSQVIFDDERGHYLVLDFGWSGNKYLHATPIHLSLVVDKVWIQCDETEEGIATDLMEAGIPKEDIVLGFRYPKVRKYTGFAVA, from the coding sequence ATGGATACCCGATTAAAATATCAAGGTATTATTAAGACTGTTCTCCAGAATCATGCTAACTATCGTGCTACCTTACCTGATGGCTACACTTCTCAGGTTATATTTGATGATGAACGAGGACATTATCTAGTTTTAGATTTCGGTTGGAGTGGTAATAAGTATCTCCATGCAACACCAATTCACCTTAGCTTGGTTGTCGATAAAGTCTGGATTCAATGTGATGAAACGGAGGAAGGCATAGCGACTGATTTGATGGAAGCAGGTATTCCCAAAGAAGATATAGTTCTGGGTTTTCGTTATCCTAAAGTACGCAAATATACGGGATTTGCTGTGGCTTAG